From Variovorax sp. J2L1-78, the proteins below share one genomic window:
- a CDS encoding Mth938-like domain-containing protein, whose protein sequence is MKLQPDKSDVQTLTAHGPGWVAINHERVEQSVVLGSRGERFVWNCARFEELGPEHFAQLAAIGAETVIFGSGARIRFPQPAWLRPLIDRRTGLETMDTAAACRTYNILASEGRHVLAALLVEAPIAGK, encoded by the coding sequence ATGAAGCTCCAGCCCGACAAATCCGACGTCCAGACCCTCACCGCGCATGGTCCGGGCTGGGTGGCGATCAACCACGAACGCGTCGAGCAGAGCGTGGTGCTGGGCTCTCGCGGCGAGCGTTTCGTCTGGAACTGCGCGCGTTTCGAGGAGCTCGGCCCCGAGCACTTCGCGCAGCTGGCGGCAATCGGCGCGGAAACCGTGATCTTCGGCAGCGGCGCCCGCATCCGGTTTCCACAGCCTGCGTGGCTGCGCCCGCTCATCGACCGGCGCACCGGACTGGAAACGATGGACACCGCCGCAGCCTGTCGCACTTACAACATCCTGGCGAGCGAAGGCCGGCACGTGCTGGCAGCGCTGCTCGTTGAGGCCCCAATCGCTGGCAAATAG
- a CDS encoding peroxiredoxin → MAIVVNKPIPEFESTATGGLKVSNTSHLGHVLVMYFYPKDNTPGCTTEAMQFRDRYKDFVKAGATVFGVSRDNMKSHDEFKAKLELPFELIADTEEKMCHMFGVVKNKIMYGKKVKGIERSTFLIGADGVLKAEWRGLKVPGHVDDVLKAVKALKKEA, encoded by the coding sequence ATGGCGATCGTTGTCAACAAACCCATCCCCGAATTCGAGTCCACCGCCACCGGCGGCCTGAAGGTCTCGAACACATCGCACCTCGGGCACGTTCTGGTGATGTATTTCTATCCGAAAGACAACACGCCCGGCTGCACCACCGAGGCGATGCAGTTTCGCGATCGTTACAAGGACTTCGTGAAGGCCGGGGCCACCGTCTTCGGCGTGTCCCGCGACAACATGAAGTCGCACGACGAGTTCAAGGCCAAGCTCGAGCTGCCCTTCGAACTCATCGCCGACACCGAAGAGAAGATGTGCCACATGTTCGGCGTGGTGAAGAACAAGATCATGTACGGCAAGAAGGTCAAGGGCATCGAGCGCAGCACCTTCCTGATCGGCGCCGACGGCGTGCTGAAGGCCGAATGGCGCGGCCTCAAGGTGCCAGGCCATGTCGACGATGTGCTCAAGGCCGTCAAGGCCCTCAAGAAGGAAGCCTGA
- a CDS encoding PhoH family protein, with amino-acid sequence MPLPPAPTKRAALLSPDALDAPAHTSAKAPRRGGRAADDAQGDGPRALELFDERGRPSAGGRPTAPEAMQQIETKPRPAPKPEPTPQPVARAERVPAAPTAPSPAPAARPRAERGAHEAARPRRTKSSGPAKLFVLDTNVLLHDPMCLFRFEEHDIFLPMIVLEELDGHKKGTTEVARNGRQTSRTLDALAGAKDADIGQGLKLDTTGHREAGGKLFFQTAPLDYTLPTSLPQGKADNQILGVVQALRDLYAKDRPGIPKQEVVLVSKDINMRVKARALGLATDDYQNDKTLEDGDLLYAGSYALPADFWTRQSKTVESWQSGSSTFYRISGPIVPNLYINQFVYFEAPGEPSMYARITEIRDKTAVLKTLKDYSSGKNAVWGVSTKNREQNFAMNVLMDPEIDFVTLTGTAGTGKTLMALASGLTQVLDDRRYTEIIMTRATVSVGEDIGFLPGTEEEKMGPWMGALDDNLEFLAKGDGGGAGEWGRAATNELIRSRIKIKSMNFMRGRTFLNKYVIIDEAQNLTPKQMKTLITRAGPGTKIICMGNLAQIDTPYLTEGSSGLTFAVDKFKGWPHSGHITLARGERSRLADFASEVL; translated from the coding sequence ATGCCATTGCCCCCCGCCCCCACGAAGCGTGCAGCCCTCCTCTCCCCGGATGCGCTCGACGCACCGGCACACACGTCGGCCAAGGCGCCGCGCCGCGGTGGCCGCGCCGCGGACGACGCGCAAGGCGACGGTCCTCGGGCGCTCGAACTGTTCGATGAACGCGGCCGGCCTTCTGCCGGCGGGCGCCCCACCGCGCCGGAAGCCATGCAGCAGATCGAGACCAAGCCGCGCCCCGCCCCCAAGCCGGAGCCGACGCCGCAGCCTGTCGCACGTGCAGAGCGGGTACCGGCGGCGCCTACTGCGCCCTCGCCCGCACCGGCCGCGCGGCCGCGCGCCGAACGCGGCGCCCATGAGGCGGCCCGGCCTCGCCGCACCAAGTCGAGCGGGCCGGCCAAGCTGTTCGTGCTGGACACCAACGTGCTGCTGCACGACCCGATGTGCCTGTTCCGCTTCGAGGAACACGACATCTTCCTGCCGATGATCGTGCTGGAAGAGCTGGACGGCCACAAGAAGGGCACGACCGAAGTGGCCCGCAACGGCCGGCAGACGAGCCGCACGCTCGACGCCCTGGCCGGCGCCAAGGACGCGGACATCGGCCAGGGCCTCAAGCTCGACACGACCGGCCACCGCGAGGCGGGCGGCAAGCTGTTCTTCCAGACCGCACCGCTCGACTACACGCTGCCGACCAGCCTGCCGCAGGGCAAGGCCGACAACCAGATCCTGGGCGTCGTGCAGGCCCTGCGCGACCTCTACGCGAAGGACCGGCCGGGTATTCCGAAGCAGGAAGTGGTGCTGGTATCCAAGGACATCAACATGCGCGTCAAGGCGCGCGCCCTGGGCCTGGCGACCGACGACTACCAGAATGACAAGACGCTCGAGGACGGCGACCTGCTGTACGCGGGTTCGTACGCGCTGCCGGCCGACTTCTGGACGCGCCAGAGCAAGACGGTCGAGAGCTGGCAGAGCGGCAGCAGCACCTTCTACCGCATCAGCGGCCCGATCGTGCCCAACCTGTACATCAACCAGTTCGTGTACTTCGAAGCGCCCGGCGAGCCAAGCATGTACGCACGGATCACCGAGATTCGCGACAAGACGGCCGTCCTCAAGACGCTGAAGGACTACAGCTCCGGCAAGAACGCGGTGTGGGGCGTGTCGACCAAGAACCGCGAGCAGAACTTCGCGATGAACGTGCTGATGGACCCGGAGATCGACTTCGTCACGCTGACCGGCACCGCCGGCACCGGCAAGACGCTGATGGCCCTCGCCTCGGGCCTGACGCAGGTGCTCGACGACCGCCGCTACACCGAGATCATCATGACTCGCGCGACGGTGAGCGTGGGCGAGGACATCGGCTTCCTGCCCGGCACCGAGGAAGAGAAGATGGGCCCGTGGATGGGCGCGCTGGACGACAACCTCGAGTTCCTGGCCAAGGGCGACGGCGGCGGCGCTGGCGAATGGGGCCGCGCGGCCACCAACGAGCTGATCCGCAGCCGCATCAAGATCAAGAGCATGAACTTCATGCGCGGGCGCACCTTCCTGAACAAGTACGTGATCATCGACGAGGCCCAGAACCTGACGCCCAAGCAGATGAAGACGCTGATCACCCGTGCGGGCCCCGGCACCAAGATCATCTGCATGGGCAACCTCGCCCAGATCGACACGCCCTACCTCACCGAAGGCTCGTCGGGCCTGACCTTCGCCGTCGACAAGTTCAAGGGCTGGCCACACAGCGGGCACATCACGCTGGCACGCGGCGAACGTTCGCGGCTGGCCGACTTCGCGAGCGAAGTGCTCTGA
- a CDS encoding VOC family protein, which translates to MQNALSWFEIPVSDLDRAQTFYQTVLGQELQRQNFGGAPLAVFKYERPGVGGALQANAKGSAPLGSGIRIYLSCTQLDAVLERIAPAGGAIVSPKEALPQGMGFIAHLRDTEGNAVGLHAFD; encoded by the coding sequence ATGCAAAACGCCCTCAGCTGGTTCGAGATCCCCGTCAGCGACCTGGACCGCGCGCAAACCTTCTACCAAACCGTGCTCGGCCAGGAATTGCAGCGCCAGAACTTCGGCGGTGCACCGCTGGCCGTGTTCAAGTACGAGCGGCCCGGCGTCGGCGGCGCACTGCAGGCCAATGCCAAGGGAAGCGCTCCGCTGGGCAGCGGCATTCGCATCTATCTGAGCTGTACGCAGTTGGATGCCGTGCTCGAGCGCATCGCACCCGCCGGAGGCGCCATCGTTTCCCCCAAGGAAGCGCTGCCGCAGGGGATGGGCTTCATCGCCCACTTGCGCGACACCGAAGGCAACGCCGTCGGCCTGCACGCGTTCGATTGA
- a CDS encoding helix-turn-helix transcriptional regulator, translating into MRRADRLFHIVQLIRGRRLTTAAFLAQRLEVSERTVYRDVADLQHQGVPIEGEAGVGYRLGAGFELPPLMFTQEEATALVAAARVAQTWVDPAMARAIETGLGKILTVLPPAARVSAEALTMYAPAMALDDATRLQLQTLREAVQARSKLRLSYRDLAGGATERTVRPLGCLYWGKVWTLSAWCELRGDFRGFRVDRMSRVTVLDERFRDEPGKTMADMLRQVEAERRERPAQ; encoded by the coding sequence ATGCGCCGCGCCGACCGTCTGTTCCATATCGTGCAGCTCATTCGCGGACGACGACTCACCACGGCGGCGTTCCTGGCGCAGCGGCTCGAAGTCTCGGAGCGCACGGTGTACCGCGACGTGGCCGACCTGCAGCACCAGGGCGTGCCCATCGAGGGCGAAGCGGGCGTCGGCTATCGCCTGGGCGCCGGCTTCGAACTGCCGCCGCTGATGTTCACCCAGGAAGAAGCGACGGCCCTCGTCGCCGCAGCGCGCGTGGCGCAGACGTGGGTCGACCCGGCGATGGCACGCGCCATCGAGACCGGGCTCGGCAAGATCCTGACAGTGCTGCCTCCGGCCGCGCGCGTGTCGGCCGAGGCGCTCACCATGTATGCGCCCGCCATGGCCCTGGACGATGCCACGCGCCTGCAATTGCAGACACTGCGTGAAGCGGTGCAGGCGCGCAGCAAGCTGCGCCTGTCTTACCGCGACCTGGCCGGTGGCGCGACCGAGCGCACCGTGCGGCCGCTCGGCTGCCTCTACTGGGGCAAGGTGTGGACGCTCTCGGCCTGGTGCGAACTGCGCGGCGACTTCCGCGGCTTTCGTGTCGACCGCATGAGCCGCGTCACGGTGCTCGACGAACGTTTTCGCGACGAGCCTGGCAAGACGATGGCGGACATGCTGCGCCAGGTCGAAGCCGAGCGGCGAGAACGCCCCGCTCAGTAG
- the dnaB gene encoding replicative DNA helicase has product MSAVFSYAENDPSPDRQIAQLRVPPHSIEAESSVLGGLLLDNGAWDRMGDLLVDADFYRHEHKLIYAAIGTLINASKPADVITVYEQLQNLGKADEMGGLVYLNSLAQYVPSASNIRRYAEIVRERSILRKLVSAADEIATNAFNPQGKAVDKILDEAEQKIFNIGEEGSRMKQGFQSMDSLVVELLDRVTEMADNPNDITGIRTGFYEFDKMTSGLQAGDMIVLAARPSMGKTSLAINIAEHVALNEGLPVAVFSMEMGASQLAVRIVGSIGRIDQGHLRTGKLTDEEWPRLTEAIEKLRTISLHIDETPGLTTSELRANARRLARQYGKLGLIVVDYLQLMSTSSSMSDENRATAVGEISRGLKMLAKELKCPVIALSQLSRGVESRTDKRPMMSDLRESGAIEQDADIIMFIYRDDYYDKNSKEPGVAEVIISKHRNGPTGTVKLAFLKPLTKFENLASFGGGDDY; this is encoded by the coding sequence ATGTCTGCTGTCTTCTCCTACGCCGAAAACGATCCTTCGCCGGACCGCCAGATCGCGCAACTCCGCGTCCCCCCCCACTCGATCGAGGCGGAGTCGAGCGTGCTCGGCGGCCTGCTGCTCGACAACGGCGCCTGGGACCGCATGGGCGACCTGCTGGTCGACGCCGACTTCTACCGGCATGAGCACAAGCTGATCTACGCAGCGATCGGCACGCTGATCAACGCATCGAAACCAGCGGACGTCATCACCGTCTACGAGCAGTTGCAGAACCTCGGCAAGGCCGACGAGATGGGCGGCCTGGTCTACCTGAACTCGCTGGCGCAGTACGTGCCCAGCGCGAGCAACATCCGCCGCTACGCGGAGATCGTGCGCGAGCGCTCGATCCTGCGAAAGCTGGTGAGCGCGGCCGACGAGATCGCGACCAATGCCTTCAACCCGCAGGGCAAGGCGGTCGACAAGATCCTCGACGAGGCCGAGCAGAAAATCTTCAACATCGGCGAGGAAGGCTCGCGGATGAAACAGGGCTTCCAGAGCATGGACTCCCTGGTGGTCGAACTGCTCGATCGCGTGACCGAGATGGCGGACAACCCGAACGACATCACCGGTATCCGCACCGGCTTCTACGAGTTCGACAAGATGACCTCGGGCCTGCAGGCCGGCGACATGATCGTGCTGGCGGCGCGTCCATCGATGGGCAAGACCTCCTTGGCGATCAACATCGCCGAGCATGTGGCGCTGAACGAAGGTCTGCCCGTGGCGGTGTTCTCGATGGAAATGGGCGCTTCGCAGCTGGCGGTGCGTATCGTCGGCTCCATCGGCCGGATCGACCAGGGCCACCTGCGCACCGGCAAGCTCACCGACGAGGAATGGCCGCGCCTGACCGAGGCGATCGAGAAGCTGCGGACGATCTCGCTGCACATCGACGAGACGCCCGGCCTCACCACGAGCGAACTGCGCGCCAACGCACGGCGGCTGGCCCGCCAGTACGGCAAGCTCGGCCTGATCGTGGTCGACTACCTCCAGCTCATGAGCACGTCGAGCAGCATGAGCGACGAGAACCGCGCGACCGCGGTCGGCGAAATCTCCCGCGGCCTCAAGATGCTGGCCAAGGAGCTCAAGTGCCCGGTGATTGCGCTGTCGCAGCTCAGCCGTGGCGTCGAGAGCCGCACCGACAAGCGCCCGATGATGAGCGACCTGCGCGAATCCGGCGCGATCGAGCAGGACGCGGACATCATCATGTTCATCTACCGCGACGACTACTACGACAAGAACAGCAAGGAGCCGGGTGTGGCGGAGGTGATCATCAGCAAGCACCGGAACGGCCCCACCGGCACGGTGAAGCTGGCCTTCCTCAAGCCGCTGACCAAGTTCGAGAACCTGGCGAGTTTCGGAGGCGGCGACGACTACTGA
- the rplI gene encoding 50S ribosomal protein L9, translated as MQVILLDKVVNLGTLGEIVKVKDGYARNFLIPSGRARRATEANKAEFEAKRVELEKAAAAKLAESQAQGEKLAGTAVKITQKAGVDGRLFGSVTNSDIAEELNKQGYKVVKSQVRMPNGQIKVVGDSTVSVALHTDVVVDITVTVYGESA; from the coding sequence ATGCAAGTCATTCTTCTGGACAAGGTCGTCAACCTCGGCACCCTCGGCGAAATCGTCAAGGTCAAGGACGGTTACGCACGCAACTTCCTGATTCCGTCGGGTCGCGCACGCCGCGCCACCGAAGCCAACAAGGCCGAATTCGAAGCCAAGCGCGTCGAACTCGAAAAGGCTGCGGCCGCCAAGCTGGCCGAATCGCAAGCCCAGGGCGAGAAGCTCGCCGGCACCGCGGTCAAGATCACGCAGAAGGCCGGCGTCGACGGCCGCCTGTTCGGTTCGGTCACCAACAGCGACATCGCTGAAGAGCTGAACAAGCAAGGCTACAAGGTCGTGAAGTCGCAAGTGCGCATGCCCAACGGCCAGATCAAGGTTGTTGGCGACAGCACCGTGAGCGTTGCGCTGCACACCGACGTGGTGGTTGATATCACCGTGACGGTCTACGGCGAAAGCGCCTAA
- the rpsR gene encoding 30S ribosomal protein S18 gives MATFKKFNKDKRPKRNTQSLLFKRKRFCRFTVAGVEEIDYKDIDTLRDFISENGKIIPARLTGTRAIYQRQLNTAIKRARFLAMVPYSDQHRV, from the coding sequence ATGGCCACGTTCAAGAAATTCAACAAAGACAAGCGCCCGAAGCGCAACACCCAGTCGCTGCTGTTCAAGCGCAAGCGCTTCTGCCGCTTCACCGTCGCTGGCGTCGAAGAGATCGACTACAAGGACATCGACACGCTGCGTGACTTCATCAGCGAGAACGGCAAGATCATCCCCGCTCGCCTGACCGGCACGCGCGCGATCTACCAGCGCCAACTCAACACCGCCATCAAGCGCGCGCGCTTCCTGGCCATGGTCCCGTACAGCGACCAGCACCGCGTCTAA
- the priB gene encoding primosomal replication protein N has product MSPVAAANQLLLTACVAELGALRFTPAGLPALDLRLEHESTIDEAGKPRHVKATLKAVAFGAVAERLAKQALGSLWLFRGFLATPGTAKHPVLHIQDFQQD; this is encoded by the coding sequence GTGAGCCCGGTTGCCGCGGCCAATCAGCTGTTGCTGACGGCCTGCGTTGCCGAACTCGGTGCCCTGCGCTTCACGCCTGCCGGTCTGCCCGCCCTCGATCTGCGACTCGAACACGAGTCGACGATCGACGAAGCCGGCAAGCCCCGACATGTGAAGGCGACCCTCAAGGCCGTCGCGTTCGGCGCAGTGGCCGAACGGCTCGCGAAGCAGGCGCTGGGCAGTCTCTGGTTGTTCAGGGGCTTTCTGGCGACGCCGGGGACGGCGAAGCATCCGGTGCTGCACATCCAGGATTTTCAGCAAGATTAA
- the rpsF gene encoding 30S ribosomal protein S6: protein MRHYEIILLIHPDQSEQVPAMLERYKGLITAGGGKIHRVEDWGRRQLAYQINKLNKAHYLCVNIEAEQAVMAELEHAFKFNDAVLRHLTVVKKKADTGPSSMMKTVEREEARKAQQAEYAANNN from the coding sequence ATGCGTCATTACGAAATCATTTTGCTGATCCATCCGGATCAGAGTGAGCAGGTTCCGGCCATGCTGGAACGCTACAAGGGCCTGATCACGGCCGGCGGCGGCAAGATCCACCGCGTTGAAGACTGGGGCCGTCGTCAGCTGGCCTACCAGATCAACAAGCTCAACAAGGCGCACTACCTGTGCGTGAACATCGAGGCCGAACAGGCCGTGATGGCCGAGCTGGAGCACGCGTTCAAGTTCAACGACGCCGTGCTGCGCCACCTGACCGTGGTCAAGAAGAAGGCCGACACCGGTCCTTCGTCGATGATGAAGACGGTCGAGCGCGAAGAAGCCCGCAAAGCGCAGCAGGCCGAATACGCCGCCAACAACAACTGA
- the ppsA gene encoding phosphoenolpyruvate synthase translates to MSALFDATALVVPFENLRMTDVESVGGKNASLGEMISQLPQGVRVPTGFATTAHAFRQFLAHDGLADKISKRLAALDTDDVRALAAAGAEIRAMVEAQPFPADLQKAIGDAFATLSAGNPQASFAVRSSATAEDLPDASFAGQQETFLNVVGIDDVLHKMKEVFASLYNDRAISYRVHKGFAHDVVALSAGVQRMVRSDLGAAGVMFTIDTESGFEDVVFITSSYGLGETVVQGAVNPDEFYVHKPMLKAGKRALIRRNLGSKLIQMEFATPEEKAATGKLVKTTDVKTELRNRYSLSDADVEQLAKYALVIEEHYGRPMDIEWGKDGTDGHLYILQARPETVKSQQQGKAEQRYKLLGRGAVLAEGRAIGQKIGTGPVRLVYNISEMDTVQAGDVLVTDMTDPNWEPVMKRASAIVTNRGGRTCHAAIIARELGIPAVVGCGDATDLLKDGTLVTVSCAEGDTGFIYDGLLETEVTEVKRGAMPEIDLKVMMNVGNPQLAFDFAQLPNHGVGLARLEFIINNNIGVHPKAILDYPNVDADLKKAVESVARGHASPRAFYVDKVAEGIATIAAAFWPKPVIVRLSDFKSNEYRKLIGGSRYEPEEENPMLGFRGAARYVSEEFREAFLMECEALKRVRNDMGLTNVQIMVPFVRTLKQAERVTDLLAAEGLKRGVNELKIIMMCEVPSNAILADEFLQFFDGFSIGSNDLTQLTLGLDRDSGLELLAADFDERDPAVKAMLSRAIKACKAQGKYVGICGQGPSDHPDFALWLANEGIESISLNPDSVIDTWQQLANR, encoded by the coding sequence ATGTCTGCACTCTTCGACGCGACCGCCCTGGTCGTACCGTTTGAAAACCTGAGGATGACCGACGTCGAGTCGGTTGGCGGCAAGAACGCCAGCCTCGGCGAGATGATTTCCCAGTTGCCGCAGGGGGTGCGGGTGCCCACGGGCTTCGCGACGACGGCGCACGCGTTCCGCCAGTTCCTGGCGCACGACGGCTTGGCCGACAAGATCAGCAAGCGCCTGGCCGCGCTCGACACCGACGACGTGCGCGCCCTGGCCGCGGCCGGTGCCGAGATCCGTGCCATGGTTGAAGCACAACCGTTTCCCGCCGACCTGCAGAAAGCCATCGGCGACGCCTTCGCGACCCTGAGCGCGGGCAACCCGCAGGCCAGCTTCGCCGTCCGCTCCTCGGCTACCGCCGAAGACCTGCCCGACGCATCCTTCGCCGGCCAGCAGGAGACCTTCCTGAACGTGGTCGGCATCGACGACGTGCTGCACAAGATGAAGGAGGTGTTCGCCTCTCTCTACAACGACCGCGCCATCAGCTACCGCGTGCACAAGGGCTTCGCGCACGACGTGGTCGCGCTGTCGGCCGGCGTGCAGCGCATGGTGCGTTCCGACCTGGGGGCTGCCGGCGTGATGTTCACCATCGACACCGAATCCGGCTTCGAAGACGTGGTGTTCATCACCTCGAGCTATGGCCTGGGCGAGACGGTGGTGCAGGGCGCCGTGAACCCCGACGAGTTCTACGTCCACAAGCCGATGCTCAAGGCCGGCAAGCGCGCATTGATTCGCCGCAACCTGGGCTCCAAGCTGATCCAGATGGAGTTCGCCACGCCCGAGGAAAAGGCCGCGACCGGCAAGCTGGTGAAGACCACCGACGTCAAGACCGAGTTGCGCAATCGCTATTCGTTGAGCGATGCCGATGTCGAGCAACTGGCCAAGTACGCGCTGGTCATCGAAGAGCACTACGGCCGGCCGATGGACATCGAATGGGGCAAGGACGGCACCGACGGCCACCTCTACATCCTGCAGGCGCGTCCTGAAACCGTGAAGAGCCAGCAGCAGGGCAAGGCCGAGCAGCGCTACAAGTTGTTGGGTCGTGGCGCCGTGCTGGCCGAAGGCCGCGCGATCGGACAGAAGATCGGTACCGGCCCGGTCCGCCTGGTCTACAACATCAGCGAAATGGACACCGTCCAGGCCGGCGATGTGCTGGTGACCGACATGACCGACCCGAACTGGGAGCCGGTGATGAAGCGCGCCAGCGCCATCGTCACCAACCGCGGCGGCCGCACCTGTCACGCGGCGATCATCGCGCGCGAACTGGGCATTCCGGCCGTGGTCGGCTGCGGCGACGCGACCGACCTGCTCAAGGACGGCACGCTCGTGACCGTGAGCTGCGCCGAAGGCGACACCGGCTTCATCTACGACGGCCTGCTCGAAACCGAAGTGACCGAGGTTAAGCGCGGCGCCATGCCCGAGATCGACCTGAAGGTCATGATGAACGTCGGCAACCCGCAGCTCGCCTTCGACTTCGCGCAGTTGCCGAACCACGGTGTGGGTCTGGCGCGGCTCGAGTTCATCATCAACAACAACATCGGGGTGCATCCCAAGGCGATCCTCGACTACCCGAACGTCGATGCGGACCTGAAGAAGGCGGTCGAGTCGGTGGCGCGCGGTCATGCGTCGCCCCGGGCGTTCTATGTCGACAAGGTCGCCGAAGGCATTGCGACCATCGCTGCGGCCTTCTGGCCCAAGCCGGTGATCGTGCGCCTGTCGGACTTCAAGTCGAATGAATACCGCAAGCTGATCGGCGGCAGCCGTTACGAACCGGAAGAAGAGAACCCGATGCTGGGCTTCCGCGGTGCCGCACGCTATGTGAGCGAGGAGTTCCGCGAGGCCTTCCTGATGGAGTGCGAAGCGCTCAAGCGGGTGCGCAACGACATGGGGCTGACCAACGTGCAGATCATGGTGCCTTTCGTGCGCACCTTGAAGCAGGCAGAGCGCGTGACCGATCTTCTGGCCGCGGAAGGCCTGAAGCGCGGCGTCAACGAGCTCAAGATCATCATGATGTGCGAGGTGCCGAGCAACGCCATCCTGGCCGACGAGTTCCTGCAGTTCTTCGACGGCTTCTCGATCGGATCGAACGACCTGACCCAACTCACGCTGGGCTTGGACCGCGACTCGGGGCTCGAACTGCTGGCGGCCGACTTCGACGAGCGCGACCCGGCGGTGAAGGCGATGCTCAGCCGCGCCATCAAGGCCTGCAAGGCGCAAGGCAAGTACGTCGGTATCTGCGGCCAGGGCCCCAGCGACCATCCGGACTTTGCGCTGTGGTTGGCCAACGAGGGCATCGAGTCGATCTCTCTGAATCCCGACAGCGTGATCGACACCTGGCAGCAACTGGCCAATCGCTGA
- the ppsR gene encoding posphoenolpyruvate synthetase regulatory kinase/phosphorylase PpsR codes for MTTRSVFFVSDGTGITAETFGNAVLAQFEIKPRHIRLPFTDTVDKAHQAVRQINHTAEIEGRRPIVFTTLANMDVLEVIETGCKGMLLDMFGTFVRPLEIELAMKSNHRIGRFSDVSKSKEYNDRIAAIDFSLQHDDGQSNRDLQGADVILVGVSRSGKTPTSLYLAMQHGLKAANYPLIPEDFERLQLPPALLPHRKKIFGLTILPERLSEIRNERRPNSRYASLENCRHEVSEAEAMMRRAGIRWLSTTTKSIEEIATTILQELQPQRLTY; via the coding sequence ATGACCACACGCTCCGTTTTCTTCGTCTCCGACGGCACCGGGATCACCGCCGAAACCTTCGGCAACGCCGTGCTCGCGCAGTTCGAGATCAAGCCGCGTCACATCCGGCTGCCCTTCACCGACACGGTGGACAAGGCCCACCAGGCGGTTCGGCAGATCAACCACACGGCCGAGATCGAGGGCCGGCGCCCCATCGTGTTCACCACGCTGGCCAACATGGACGTGCTGGAGGTGATCGAAACCGGCTGCAAGGGCATGCTGCTCGACATGTTCGGCACCTTCGTGCGGCCGCTGGAGATCGAGTTGGCGATGAAGTCGAACCACCGCATCGGCCGTTTCAGCGACGTCAGCAAGAGCAAGGAATACAACGACCGCATTGCCGCGATCGACTTCAGCCTGCAGCACGACGACGGCCAAAGCAACCGCGACCTGCAGGGCGCCGATGTGATCCTGGTCGGCGTCAGCCGCAGCGGCAAGACGCCGACGTCGCTGTACCTGGCCATGCAGCACGGCCTGAAGGCGGCCAATTACCCGTTGATCCCGGAAGATTTCGAGCGCCTCCAGCTGCCGCCCGCGCTCCTGCCCCATCGCAAGAAGATCTTCGGCCTGACCATCCTGCCGGAGCGCCTGAGCGAGATCCGCAACGAGCGCCGCCCCAATTCGCGCTACGCCAGCCTCGAGAACTGCCGCCACGAGGTGAGCGAAGCCGAAGCGATGATGCGGCGGGCCGGTATCCGCTGGCTCAGCACCACGACCAAGTCGATCGAGGAGATCGCAACGACCATTCTTCAGGAGCTGCAGCCGCAGCGGCTGACATACTGA